In one Rutidosis leptorrhynchoides isolate AG116_Rl617_1_P2 chromosome 8, CSIRO_AGI_Rlap_v1, whole genome shotgun sequence genomic region, the following are encoded:
- the LOC139864219 gene encoding uncharacterized protein — MASSNDAKRKYFGWTDQSVLILCGLLNKYVMKYGRSIPFKWMDLQPEFENIVQIKLYSEKVLKHKYDEMRKDYNLWKSLKNKATGVGWNQSLGKLDFSDDWWDKRIKEDINVKRIRRKQPSVELQEAWDQLFTNAVANGIDCV, encoded by the exons ATGGCGTCGAGTAATGATGCGAAAAGAAAATATTTCGGTTGGACGGATCAAAGTGTTTTGATTTTGTGTGGATTGTTAAACAAATATGTCATGAAATATGGACGGAGTATCCCATTCAAGTGGATGGACCTGCAGCCAGAATTTGAAAACATTGTTCAAATCAAATTATATAGTGAGAAGGTGTTAAAACACAAGTATGATGAAATGAGAAAAGACTACAACCTTTGGAAGTCACTAAAGAACAAAGCAACAGGAGTAGGTTGGAATCAAAGTTTAGGGAAGTTGGATTTTTCTGATGATTGGTGGGATAAAAGAATTAAG GAAGACATCAATGTAAAAAGAATTCGAAGAAAGCAACCTTCGGTAGAACTGCAAGAGGCATGGGATCAACTATTTACGAATGCAGTTGCTAACGGGATAGACTGTgtctga